The window ACCAGGGGTTCTATAACTTGTGTAGGAGCACAGGCCAGTCCACCAGGTTAGGGGGGTCGTTCTCTGCCTGCTTGTCATCCTGTACCTGGAGTATTGGGTGGCATGcagttggtgctcagtaaatgcttgtttCATGCACCAACATGGCTGATggcaccaagagctggttgttgGCTGGTACTGGACTACCTGGACACTCCAATGTGTGCTCCACTGTGGCCAGACCTGTTCTTGTCAGGAGGGGAACTGGCAGCCTCAGCTGGCAGGGCCTCCAGTTCAGGATTTGTGCCTACCCAGCAACatctaatttgtgtgtgtgatttgcaAGCTGCTTTAAGCTGTCATCCTTGTCTTTGAAGGAGGCCTGCTCCCTGACTCTTTCAGACATTATATGCAGCTGGAGGAGAGACCCCTCTTGTAACCCTGGCTGGAAGTGTTGCAGGTgagcagctgtgccaccatgctTGCTGAACCCCCATTACCTCGATGTCACGGCGAAGCAGCCAGGCAGTAACCAGGAGCTCTGGGGACTGGGCATGGATGAGTGCTGCTTCCTTGCAGGTGGGACAGGAGACCCCAAGATTGCTTCATACTGTAGCACCTTGAGGATGATGGAATATAAGCTCGTGATGGTGGGTGCTGCGGGTATGGGGAAGAGTGCCCTGACCATCCAGATCATCAGGAACCACTTCGTGGAAGAGTATTGCCCCACCATCgaggtgggtggggctgctcctgtCTGTCCCCAGCCCTGAATCATGACCTGGGCTTATCTTCTGCTGCTCCACACGAGCAGGTCACCATCACGGTGGGGCATGGGAGATGGAATAAGGGAATAGTTGGGATGTGAGTGCCCCATGCCAGGAGGTGTAGGGCCCTTGAGCAGTGTCATCACACAGAAATCCTACCAGAAGCAAGTGGTCATTGACGGAGAGCAAGTGGTCATTGACGGAGAGCCATGCCTGCTGGAAATCCTGGAAACGATTACCCAGGAGGAGTACAGGTTCATGCAGGACCAATTCTTGTGCACTGTGGAGGGCTTCATCTGCATATTCACCATCACCAACACCAAATCTTTCGAGGACATCCACAAATGCAGGTGAGCTGACCCCAGGCACTCAAAGACCTTGTCTTATGTATGTCCTGGGTGCAGCTGTGCCTGCAGCCTACTAACCAGCACACTGTCCTCACAGAGAGCAGATCAAGCGGCTGAAGGACTCAGATGATGTGTACGTCATCCTAGTAGGGAACAAGTGTGACCTGGCTGCATGCACTGTGGAGTCTCAGCAGGCACAGGACCTTGCCCGAAGCCACAGCATCCCCTACATAGAGACATCGGCCAAGACTCGTCAGGTGAGCAGGCTCCCCACCCAACAGCTAGCCAGGGACCCGCCCCGCCCCACCTGGCCAGTGAGCAGTGCCCATTGCCCCTCTCCCTTGACACAGGGCTGCTGCTCTGGCTCTGGCTCCAGGTCCGGGAACCTGTGGGACCCTCCAGGACCCCT is drawn from Manis javanica isolate MJ-LG chromosome Y, MJ_LKY, whole genome shotgun sequence and contains these coding sequences:
- the LOC118967667 gene encoding GTPase HRas-like isoform X2, yielding MMEYKLVMVGAAGMGKSALTIQIIRNHFVEEYCPTIEKSYQKQVVIDGEQVVIDGEPCLLEILETITQEEYRFMQDQFLCTVEGFICIFTITNTKSFEDIHKCREQIKRLKDSDDVYVILVGNKCDLAACTVESQQAQDLARSHSIPYIETSAKTRQGVEDAFYTLAREIR
- the LOC118967667 gene encoding GTPase HRas-like isoform X1; this translates as MMEYKLVMVGAAGMGKSALTIQIIRNHFVEEYCPTIEKSYQKQVVIDGEQVVIDGEPCLLEILETITQEEYRFMQDQFLCTVEGFICIFTITNTKSFEDIHKCREQIKRLKDSDDVYVILVGNKCDLAACTVESQQAQDLARSHSIPYIETSAKTRQGCCSGSGSRSGNLWDPPGPL